A region from the Chitinophaga sp. Cy-1792 genome encodes:
- a CDS encoding DUF695 domain-containing protein, with protein sequence MHKDYRPDWDIYTCHIEESPAVIGLDLDLRRFAPLKEKPNAIYITVYLNNPREDGFPHNDEFALMGEIEDRLVEELQNKLDAHFVGRTFSNGVRDFYFYAGNTLLHDKYITDAMQAFPQYRYDYGVKEDNNWELYFDYLFPDVAEFQRIQNRKVLRMLRKHGDNAEMERPIEHWIHFKTEETKDIYWKHIQEIGFTLLHDTQVEENAEYPYRLCIVRPDKATEAVIDKVVMTLWEVAQQVNAEYDGWETSIMK encoded by the coding sequence ATGCATAAGGATTACCGACCGGACTGGGATATTTACACGTGCCATATTGAAGAAAGTCCAGCAGTAATAGGCCTTGACCTTGATCTGAGACGATTTGCACCTTTGAAGGAAAAGCCGAATGCCATATATATAACAGTTTATCTGAACAATCCACGTGAAGACGGATTTCCGCATAACGATGAATTTGCGCTCATGGGTGAAATAGAGGATAGATTGGTGGAAGAGCTGCAAAACAAGCTGGATGCTCATTTTGTAGGTCGTACTTTTTCCAATGGTGTAAGGGACTTTTATTTTTATGCCGGCAACACTTTGTTGCACGACAAATATATTACGGATGCCATGCAGGCATTCCCGCAGTATCGATATGACTATGGTGTGAAAGAAGATAATAACTGGGAACTCTACTTCGATTACCTGTTCCCGGATGTTGCCGAGTTTCAGCGTATCCAGAACAGGAAAGTATTACGCATGCTGCGCAAGCATGGCGATAATGCCGAAATGGAACGCCCGATAGAACACTGGATACATTTTAAAACAGAAGAAACGAAAGATATCTACTGGAAACATATCCAGGAAATAGGGTTCACCCTCCTGCACGACACACAGGTGGAAGAGAATGCGGAATATCCATACCGCCTTTGCATTGTACGCCCGGACAAAGCCACAGAAGCGGTGATCGACAAAGTTGTCATGACGCTCTGGGAAGTTGCCCAGCAGGTAAATGCCGAATACGATGGCTGGGAAACCAGTATCATGAAATAA
- a CDS encoding DUF1328 family protein: MLRWAAIFLIIAIIAAIFGFGGIAAGATSIAKILFFIFLIMFVISLIGGMMRKQ, from the coding sequence ATGCTTCGATGGGCAGCCATTTTCCTGATCATAGCAATTATAGCCGCCATTTTCGGTTTCGGAGGTATAGCCGCAGGTGCTACTTCTATTGCTAAAATACTGTTCTTTATCTTCCTTATTATGTTTGTAATATCGTTGATCGGAGGAATGATGAGGAAGCAATAA